ATGAAGAGAGAAAGAATGGGTTCGGCTTATGCTATGACAGTTGAAGCAGACGGCAAGAAGACGCGAAAAGATAAGACGACAAACCTATGGCACGAGAGACTTGGACATATAAACTATCATTGCTTCAGAATGATAACAAAAAAGTCAAAGATAAAAGGTCTCCCTCAGCTAGATGTTCGAGAAGATGAGGTATGTGCTATAGTCAACAAGGAAAGGCACACGAGGTACCATATAAGGAGCTGAAGAGTATAACAAGGAGACCATTGGAGCTTATGCACTCTGCATTACTTGGACCAGTGAGGCAACCATCGACTAGAGGAGCCAAGTATATGATCAGCTTTATTGACGACTTCTCCAGGTATGTCTAGATATATTTTATGAATGATAAATCAAAGTGTTGGGAAAGTTCAAGCAGTTTAGAAATGAAGTAGAGCGCAAGCTAGGTGTCAAGAAGAAATGCTTATGTACGAGTGATGGGGGAGCTTTCATATCGAATTTTTTTTACGATTATCTACGAGATAACAAAATACGAAGACAGTTGAATTTTGGATACAGCCCATAACAAGACAAGATAGCTGAGATGGTTAATCATCATCTGGCAGAGACTTCCAGAAGTATGCTTCAAGTAAAGAATGTGCCGGGAAAATATTGGGATGAAGATATGAATATTGCAACATATACTTTCAAATAGGCTACCAAAGAAGGCGATGAAATTCATTTCACCATTTGAGATGTTGTGGAAAAGGAAGCCTTCAGTCAAACACTTCAAGGTATTCGGAAGTACCTGCTATGTGCAAGATGTGAAGGCAAAAATAAATGCATCTTCATCGGATATGATACTAAGaagaaaggatggagatgttgtgatctaaCAACCGGAAGACGCTACGTGTCTCGTGATGTGGTGTTCGATGAAGGATCAAAACGACAATAATTAAAAGAGCAAAATTCTCTCAAGGTACAAGAGGATACACAATCGTGAGGTTATTGAAGATGGTAGTATTGAAAAGTTGGACGACGCGATGGACATTGGACAAATTCCAAAAGATTTGAGTTTCGTCGAATATGATCAGGAATCAAAGGAATAGTTTGATATGGGAGTTGATgctgagggggagtgttagaattcAACATCAACCCATTGCTAGAATATTCTAGCTATTAGTAGAGTTAAGTTAATTAACTAGATCTTAGAAAAGactagaattaaaaaaaaaaggataTAGTTGAGAGAAACCTAGAAATGTAAAGGACTAGTATGGAGATAAAGAAAGTTCTAGAGTTGATGTTGTCACCTACATACTCACTACTATAAATAGGTGATCATGTAATGAAATTTACATATACACAAAAAATAAAGAGAGTTAAATTAGAGAAACACAAGAGTTATGAGTGGCGTGAACACTAGCTTAATTAGAGAGTGTTGGTGGTATATTTGAAAGAATTTCAAAGGGGCAAGAAAAAAGCATTTCGGTATTTCAATATGTGAAGTCAACATCCTTCTTATGCTAGCTTGGTTAGTTCGGTATGGTCTATCCCTTCTCGAGGTACTCCTGTGTTCTGTTTGTGGTAGCAGATTAAGCAAGTCCGTTTAGCGCTTCAACAACTTAACAAGAGGGAGTTCTCGAATATTTCGCAACGTGTGGAGTGTTTACGTACTCATCTTAATTCAGTACAGTCTAATTTGCAAAATGATCTTATAAATTAGTTGCTTCTTGATGAAGAGAAGGCATTGGTTATGGCATAAAAGACTTGTCTAGTTCACGAGCGGGATTTCTATTAGGCAAAAATCGAGGATCACTTGGATGAAAGAAGGGGATGCGAACATTTCCTTTTTCCACCAGTCGGTGAAAGGCAAGAACGCTCAAAATGCTATAAGAAGTTTGCTTCTTCCAGATGGATCTATTAGTACATGTCAGGAGGAGATAAGTGAGTTTATGATTTCTTTTTACAAAGAGCTTTTAGGTTCGAATCCTCATTATAGATCTCATTGACAGGCTTTTATTGTGGCTCAAGGGCCAGTTTTATGTGCTGAAGAGTCGAGTTTGTTGTGTCATGATGTTTCTTATGCAGAGATTCAGGCTGCCATCAGGGGGATTGATAGTAATAAGGCTTCAGGCCTTGATGGATTTAATGCTCACTTTTTCAAAGTTAATTGGCAGCTGATTGGCCGAGATGTTATAAGGGCATCCCAGTCCTTTTTCTCTATAGGGAAGATGGCTAAACAGTTTGCCTCCTCAGTTCTCACTATCATTCCCAAATGCTCCTCCCCATAAGGTTTGAAAGATTATCATCCCATAGCATGTTGTTCAATTGTCTATAAAATAATTGCTAAGGTACTAACGGCGAGGCTTGGCCAGGTACTTTCTAATCTGATTAGCCCTCTTCAATTGACTTTTATTGCTGGTAGATCAATAGTTGATTAATATCCTGGTAGCTCATGAACTTGTCAGGAATCATCATAAGAATTTGCCTGAGTTGTTATGTGCTTGCAAGATTGACTTACGTAAAGCATATGATTCAGTACAATGGGATTTTGTGGAAGAGATGTTATTGAGCTTACATTTTCCTCATCGTTTTATTAATTGGGTTATGGCCTGTGTTTGTAGCGCGTCATATTCTCTTATGATAAATGGTTGTATTGAGAGTTCTTTCCTGATAAAAGAGGTTTGAGACAAGGAGATCCAATGTCACCTCTTCTTtttgtgttggtaatggagtatcTATCTCGCATGTTGAAGAATCCTCCCTCATTTTTCCAATATCATAGAGATTGTAAGGAGTTGAGATTGAATCATTTGTGTTTTGCCGACGATCCTATTTTTGTTTTGTAATGGAGATGTTGGGTCCATTCGCTGGTTAAAGGAGCAGCTAGGCATGTTTTCGAGTGTATCTGGTCTATTTGTAAATGAAGACAAGAGTTGTATTTTCATGAGTGGTGGTCATATGATTTTACGAAGAGAGATAGCAGAAGAATGTGGCTTCCGAGAAGGAGTTATGCCGATAAAATACTTGGGATTTCCCCTTGTTTCAACATTTTTGAAGAAGGAATATTGTGGTGAATTAAGTGATGCGGTGTCGATTCGGCTGACTGGATGGGCTGTGAAGATATTATCATGTGCGGGTCGCCTTCAGTTGCTTAACTCGGTGTTACGGAACTTACAAGTCTACTGGTCTTTGTCTTTTTTAATTCTTAAGGCTGTTTTGAAGCAAATTGATGCAAAGTGTAGGTCTTTTTTATGGGTTGGAGCAGAAGGTTCTCGCAAAAGTCCGGTGTCTTGGAAAAGTGTAGTGCATCCGAAACAAGAAGGTGGGTTGGGGGTCATTGAGATTGTGAAATTTCAGCTGCGGTTGGGAAGCAAATTTGGCAGTGCTCACAGCTAAGGAATCTTTATGGGCGACTTGGATTACACAACCAAATTGCAACGGTTGAGCTATTGGGGTGTTCGGAAGCCACCCGATGCTAGTAATGCCTGGAGCAATCTTTTGAAGTTGCGTCCTGTTTTCAAACCTTTCTATAAATACATAGTATGGGTTGAAAAAGATATATCATTTTGGTTTGATCCTTGGGTGAATGGTAAGGCTTTATGTGATATGTACTCTAATATTGTTTTACCGATGCTGAAATCAGGAAAGAGGCGAAGATTTCTGATGTGTTTGAAGACGGTCCATTGGCAGTTACCGGTACCGATCACTTCTTCTATAGCTGAGGCTTGGTGGGATGTTGAGCAGATTCAGGCTTCGGAGTGTTCGGATGCTATTATATGGACTGAACATAATTGTGGTCGCTATTCAATTGCGTCCGGATATGAGGCTATACGACATAAACAACAGAAAGTGAAATGGTTCAAACTGGTCTGGGGTTCAGGTATCCCTCCACGCCAGCAGTTTATTTTATGGATAGTAATTTTGAGACTACTTTCTGTGAAGTCTCGCCTCGTAAAATTGGGTATGTGCTCAATTCTTTATGTTGTTTTTATGGTAATACTGAGGAAACTTTCGATCATCTATTTTTTGGTTGTGGTTTCTCGACATTGGTATGGTCTGGTGTGATGTCGGTTGGTAAGATCACTCGACTGCCTGGTACTTGGCTCTCGGAGATTACCTGGTTTTCTAACTAGCTGTTGAGAAGTCAAGATTGGCATTACTTCGGCGTTTGCTCTTTTCAGCATCAATCTATTTCATTTGGAAGGCCAGGAATATGGCTGTCTTCCAAAATAAATATACTAGTGTTTCTTGTGTTGTTCATTGTATTAAGGACTCGATTATTATGTCATCTGCTTGTAAAGGCCATTTTCTAAGTGAATTGTTAGAGATATGGTATAGGAGGTAGTGGTTTTGCAGTTGTAAGTCTTTGAGAGATTAGGATATCACTTGTATATTCGGTTGTTTATCATTGGATGAATAAAATAACTAGTTCACCCCAAAAAAATATTATTATACTAAATTATTAATACGATATTTAATTTCATGTGAATATATATAGGCACCGAATGTGTCGGATTAGCCCAAGAGGAAGCAATGAGTTACGGAGTCACTAATTGGAACCAATTTAAAATTAGAAAAATCTCGTAAATAAGATAAATAAGATTAGGATTTGGTTTGATTCAAGTACAGTATGGAATAAAAAGTAGGTTAGAAATCCAATTGAGCAATCTTTTGGGCCGGACAAGCCGAACTCAATTAATCTCATTGTTGGGCCTTTAACTCCAGTGTGTGATCGAGCCCAAAATCCTACTCCTTCTCCATCGACCATCATCGGTTGATAATCACAAAATTCCAGTTGTACAccgatacaaaacaaaacaaacatACCACCTGTTCGACGAAATGCCCCCCCAAGTTTGAATGTTCTGAATTCCGCTCGATTGAGCTCCTAATTTTAAAAAAACTCTCATCTGGGATTCTCTTTCCTTTTGCAATGAGCTTTAGTTGCCAGTCTTTATTCCTTTCGCCAAGCTTTACCTCGAGCAAGTGCTACTACACTAATGGCATTGACAATAGCAGAACCAACAAGTCTACTCCATGGCGTTTTTCTTCACTTAACTTATCCACGAGCACAACCCAAAAATCCAATTATGTAGCAGCTAATAATCAGATATTTGATATACAAGCTTCTCAGCTTAGATGCTATGGCGGCAATAACAacggcaacaacaataacaacccatTTGATCCATGGTGGTGGCATGATGATGGAGATAATCAAAATGGAAACTTCAATTCGTTCAAATATGCAATTGGGTTTCTTTTGTCTATTGCGTTCTGCTTTTATCAGTTCCAATTGGCCACGGCACTCGCTAGGACAACAACTTCAACTGGGGAAGAAGGATATGATGATGCTGTTTGGGAAGTGAGTGGAGGCAAGAAGACAAAGCTCGTGCCCGATTTTGCAAATGACTCATTCGTGGCTGCCAGAAATGCTGATGGGTTGCTGTCATTATCATCGTTTAATTCGTTACTATTGCAGTGCAGAGAGATTTTGTTGGGATTGATGCTTCCTGAAGGTTTCCCACATAGTGTCACTAGTGATTACTTGGACTATTCTCTCTGGCGCGGAGTTCAAGGTGTTGCAAGCCAAATTAGTGGTGTTCTTGCCACCCAAGTAAGTTCAGCTCCTTTTAACCACCAATtggttgtacatttgagcttttattAAGGTTTGTTGACATGATTCTTGTGTAATTTTTGGGTGATTGCATTGTTTAGTCATTGCTTTATGCTGTTGGATTGGGGAAAGGAGCAATTCCTACTGCGGCTGCCATAAACTGGGTGCTGAAGGATGGAATCGGTTACCTGAGTAAAATTATGTTATCAAAATATGGAAGGCATTTTGATGTCCATCCAAAAGGATGGAGGTTGTTCGCTGATCTATTGGAAAATGCTGCGTTTGGATTGGAGATGTTGACTCCTGCCTTTCCACATCTATTTGTTTACATTGGTGCTGTTGCAGGAGCGGGACGATCTGCTGCTGCACTCATCCAGGTAATGGCTTTATTGTAGATTATAATCATTTTTATGGTTGTGGAAACTTACTACTGGATGAAGCACAATGAAATATAGCTGAGATTGTGCATGTATTAATCATAGAATGATGTTTCTCGAACTTAAGTTTTAGTAGGCATCAGGAAAAACTGTGGAGCTTTAATATCAAACAAGTTTTGGGGTTGACTCCTTGATCCTTCTTTTCCATCTACCTTTTGTTTAggattctatatttttccaaagtGTTTTGTTAGCATAGGTAACTTGTTCTGACGTCTGCCAACACGTCAATTATAAGGCATATTATTGATTATCATGTTGCTTTACAGAGAGGATGGACATGGGTGTTACTAGGTAGTTTTATAAGCTAAGATTGAGAACAGTCATTTAAGTGGCTGAAGGATTCTAAGAAATACATCTTCTATGTGACATGAAGCCCTTTCATATTGTTGAAATGCATGTAATCCATAAAAACTCTGGTTTAAAAATATGCATGTTTTTCCTTTTTCTTTACATGCCAGACTTCTTTAGTTAAGGCTACATTGTATTTTTCAAAATGCTGGTGCATTAACATCATGAGGCTACCCAATCATCGTAATCTCTTGCTAAATTTTGATCATCAAATCACAGGCTGCTACCAGGAGCTGCTTCTATGCTGGATTTGCTGCTCAGAGGAACTTTGCTGAGGTGAATGTCCTACCCCTCTTTTTCGGGTTTTAAATTTACATGTTACAGTTTTGTGGAAGCTCAAATGCTGCTGAAGTGTACCACCTGGAAGGGTTGATGAACTAATGATATGAATAGAATTACTCATGTCCTAACATTGTCGTTTGGTATTATAGTTGTTGAGGCAGTTACTAATTTCTTGTAGGTAATAGCAAAAGGTGAAGCTCAAGGAATGGTTAGCAAATCCATTGGTATTGCGCTTGGTATAGCTTTGGCTAACTGGATTGGTTCCTCTACATCTCTTGCTTTCACTACTTTTTGTGTGGTCACTTGTGTCCACATGTACTGCAATCTGAAGTCGTATCAATGCATCCAACTCCGGACGTTAAATCCGTATCGTGCAAGTAATTATCTCCTTCCATTTTATTTCAGTGTCACTGTGTTTATTCTGTAGCCTTAGTTCTCCTTTTAATGCCACAGATTTTTTAGTGAATGAACTAGTTGATCATTTTGATTCAATCAGTAGCTTTGGATAAGTAGAATTCAACATAAGGCTGTGCAATTAATATTGAATTTCTGAAACGAAAATTGAGGTCATTGTGATAGTAAATTCTAAGTTGTTTAAGATTGGTTAAGAAAATTGCCATCTAACGGAATGACAGTTGAGACTGCTAGTATTATTATTTAGAATCGTCTTAAATCCTCGTGAATTATCATCAGTATTAGTTGTTGACTTGCAACAGGTCTGGTTTTCAGTGAATATCTCCTCAGTGGTCAAGCGCCTCCACTCAAAGAGATCAACAATGAGGAGCCACTATTCCCAGCTTTACCATCTCTCAATATTAAGTCTGCAAGTCAGGTTCGTCGTTTTCTTTAACCTTAGGGCGTGTCACCATGGAACTTTTTGAGTCTCGACAGAGTAagaaaactccaagaacatgattgatgtttaatgaattaataattatgTGCTTTTGAATTTTGTTGTTTCAGTCCAAATCAGTTGTGCTGTCTCCTGAAGCAAAGGAAGCAGCAGGAGAAATCGAGCAACGATTACAATTGGGTTCAAAGCTCAgtgatatagtttccaacaaagagGATGCAATGGCTCTTTTCATTCTCTATAGAGACGAAGGTTATATTTTGACTGAGCATAAGGGAACATATTGTGTAAGTTGGATTGACTTTCTTGTCTAATGTGCGtctctcttgtagagaatgtaaaTTTACCAATATTGCTGTAGTCAAAtccttttttttttacttttgcgTCAGGTGGTGCTCAAGGAAAGTTCTTCGCCACAAGACATGCTAAAGTCATTATTCCAAGTAAATATCTATATTGGTTAGAGAGAAATGCCGGAATCGAGGCAAGAAGTACTTCCACAGACTGTAAACCAGGAGGAAGATTACAGATATCTTTGGAATACGTGCAAAGGGAATTTGAGCATGTCAAGAATGACAGTGAAGTAATGGGCTGGGCAACTGATGGACTTATCGCAAGGCCTTTGCCCAATAGAATCCGTCAAGGTAGTCCTTAACGACCTAAATCTCTTGTACAGCTTTCTCATATGCTAGGAAACTGGTAGCAAAAAATGTAGAATTGAGATATTGGTTCAGATTATCATTTAGGATACTCACAGATTAAAGCCTGAACCCTTTAAGTCCATGTCAACAGACAAATGTAAAATCGAAGATGTGATTTTAATTGGCGAGTCATGTTTCAGTGGCATGACCTTTCGTAGACACGTACATTATTgggttttctttttttctttttggtAATTATGAATCCGTGATTCTGTCATTCGTCAACATAAGTGTCCTATTACTTGTAATGTCAATTCATttgatgagaaatgaaatgaaacatCGATTTTCACTATGTTCGTTTGCTTTCCACCACTGAAAGCTGTATGATTTAAGTGGTATATGCATACTTCTTCAATGTCATTATGGTGTGCAACTTAAATGGTTGACTGAGTGATGAGCAAATGGACCACTCTATTCTCATTTTTCATAtgtacatacatgcatacattatTGAGAATCACGGATGAGAAACATTCACTCAATAGTGACACATGAAGTTCACCCACCGGAGTTATTATTATCAGAGTCGTGTAGTTGAATGTACAGTTTCTTCCTTCAATTTTTTTTGGTACTAGTTTTCTTGTTTCTTTACATTGGAATTTGTAATCTTGTTGGATTCACAGTTCCATGGTGGTCCATATATACATACTTTGTGCATAAATATTGTGTCCCACTGCTACATATAACCATTTCATGCCGCACAAAACTCCAtggatctctattattattattattattattattattattattattattattattattattattattattattcaatagcCCATAATGAAGATAGTAACTAATAGGGTGTCAAAATAAATACATGAATAATGGTCAACATATGAGCAGTTTGTTTGTAAGTGGGTCATTTTTAATGTATTTAACTGGCCTACcaagaaaaaagaaagaaattaAATTTACCATTCATGAAGACGAATTGGATTAATGTAAAGCAATTTGTTCAAAATCCTTGGATGTTTCTGATTAGCTATATAGCTTAGAAGAATTACCCACTAAAGCAACATCTAAACTATTACTTATATCTTATCTGTTCTTTTAATGGAAAAAAGACAGATCCCGTTGATTCTCAAGAGTATGAGGAGgatgttgttagttttcattttacAATTATAAATATATTGTTTTTCGTGATTTGAACTCTGACTTTCATATCACAAATTTTTTAATAGAAAAAAAGGACGCACTAAAATCATTTTCATGATGTTTGGTGTTAATGGGTAGTTGGGCTTAATGTTGATCACTAGCATCATTTTTTTTAAGGTTAAAAACACAATCATTCTGCACTAACTGACCTTTTAATACAATGTGAGAATATGATGGAGAGCATTTCAAAATGCCTTCACTTTTTTTTTCCAAGACTTTCAAAAAAAAGAAAATTTATATTCTTTTATCGACTCAATTACTTGGAAAACATGACTGAAAGTTCAATTTCAATCACCACTGAATTAGCTTTAAATCTACTCCACTAGGACCGCTACTGCCCATCTTTATGTCCAACCAAATCCATCCATTATACCTATAAATATACCTTCTGGCAACCTAAAAGGAAAAATGCCATAAAAATTCCCACTTTGTAGATTTTGGTATAGTGGAGTCATGATTGTAGATATATAGATGGTGCCTTTCCCTATCTCTGTCCTTGGCAAATTGTAGTAGTATTTTTTTTGAGTGTAGGACCATGTCATATAAACGTGAGATGGAGCAGTACATTAGGTATGTGTCCAAACCCacaacttaaaaaaaaaacattttttttgagAAAAAGTTTCAATCTTTATTGAAAAATTGCCATTTTTTTAACAAAAAGTTTCAATCTTTAGGGTCCACTGATGCTTCAATTTATGGATTTATGCTTAAGCAGTTGTGTAATGTCTAGAAATACCCCACAAAAGAGGAAGTTGATATAATAATGGATAAATCTGCAAAAGTTCTTTTAATGACACATTACTTTTTTTCAATTCCACCTTCCTTATAAGGGACCCTACCCTACACAAGATTCAATTCAAGGGCAAGAAAAACAGAAATGGGACCTAAAATTTTGGGATGCCCCATCTCTAGATTGGCATTCCATGTGGAAGCTTAGGTTGTCCTGTTTGAATTtgattagcttctgtcttgttgaaATGGCCAAATATGCTTTTGTCAAAATGTTTTTagcttatcattattattgttattattattattgtcaattgTGACTCACAACAAACAACAAGAC
This genomic interval from Rutidosis leptorrhynchoides isolate AG116_Rl617_1_P2 unplaced genomic scaffold, CSIRO_AGI_Rlap_v1 contig79, whole genome shotgun sequence contains the following:
- the LOC139885108 gene encoding LOW QUALITY PROTEIN: protein root UVB sensitive 1, chloroplastic-like (The sequence of the model RefSeq protein was modified relative to this genomic sequence to represent the inferred CDS: inserted 1 base in 1 codon) — translated: MGDLDYTTKLQRLSYWGVRKPPDASNAWSNLLKLRPVFKPFYKYIVWVEKDISFWFDPWVNGKALCDMYSNIVLPMLKSGKRRRFLMCLKTVHWQLPVPITSSIAEAWWDVEQIQASECSDAIIWTEHNCGRYSIASGYEAIRHKQQKVKWFKLVWGSGIPPRQQFILWIVILRLLSVKSRLVKLGMCSILYVVFMDSIIMSSACKGHFLSELLEIWYRSCQSLFLSPSFTSSKCYYTNGIDNSRTNKSTPWRFSSLNLSTSTTQKSNYVAANNQIFDIQASQLRCYGGNNNGNNNNNPFDPWWWHDDGDNQNGNFNSFKYAIGFLLSIAFCFYQFQLATALARTTTSTGEEGYDDAVWEVSGGKKTKLVPDFANDSFVAARNADGLLSLSSFNSLLLQCREILLGLMLPEGFPHSVTSDYLDYSLWRGVQGVASQISGVLATQSLLYAVGLGKGAIPTAAAINWVLKDGIGYLSKIMLSKYGRHFDVHPKGWRLFADLLENAAFGLEMLTPAFPHLFVYIGAVAGAGRSAAALIQAATRSCFYAGFAAQRNFAEVIAKGEAQGMVSKSIGIALGIALANWIGSSTSLAFTTFCVVTCVHMYCNLKSYQCIQLRTLNPYRASLVFSEYLLSGQAPPLKEINNEEPLFPALPSLNIKSASQSKSVVLSPEAKEAAGEIEQRLQLGSKLSDIVSNKEDAMALFILYRDEGYILTEHKGTYCVVLKESSSPQDMLKSLFQVXYLYWLERNAGIEARSTSTDCKPGGRLQISLEYVQREFEHVKNDSEVMGWATDGLIARPLPNRIRQDHLENLEIIEAKMTTAKKEKKKVKSINNFQQK